CCGAACAGGTGACCTCTTCCCAAGAGATAACCAAGCATTTGAAATGTAGAAAAATAATTGTGCTCTATTGTGTCTCCCGTGAATCAGatacagaagaaaagaaaacatagtTCTGTTTCTTGGTTCATTACCAGCATCACCACTGGCAGTAATATGTATGTATCCTATCACCTGCATGTGCATACAATAGGGATACAAAGTTACGACAGtctgaaataaaagaatgaataaTTGTAAAAGACAAATGCATAATCGAGTGACCCGAGGTCAGAAACTGAGCTGGAGGTTTGGTAGACGTTAGATAAGGCAATCATCTTTGTTCAGACCAAGAAACAAAGTTTACTTTGGAAATCGTttaaaaagagttttttttcttctaattgaGCAATAATGAATTGATGCGGTTATGAGCGTCAGGTTTTACTGAGTGATTCTCTGTTTTTCAAAGATCGGAGGGTCTTTATTCTCCATCTTTTTACGTCTGATACACAAATGTCTTTTTAGTACACGAGAGGCCCTGACTATGGCTATCATATgctgtgagctgttctttgctGCATGACCTGTTATGCTATGCCTTTCATCTAATACTGGCAAACAAGTTAAATCACTGTATGTGATTTAACTCCAGGTTCCCAGTATGTCACTCTGTCAGCGAGGCAGTTCAGCCTAAGGCGTACAAGCTAAGCTCCGACATATTTTCTTTCCATTTACTGTACCCAGAGTATATTTTGCTTTCTCAAAAACTCAATTCCCAGAGTACAAAAGTCAAGAGGCACCCGCACATCATTtgagatgttacagatgttcctgCTTCTACTTCATAGTTTAGAATATAATCAGTGATAATGCCTAATTTAGGAAATGTCCTGTGGAACATTTCACTGAGTTATTGTCTTTACACTAGATCGCGCTGAATTTAAACAGAAATGTAATCACTCTGTTGCTGTGGAGGAGGGTAGACACACGGCCCCGCTTTGAATTTTGATCTGAGTCGTTCTATACCATAAACACTCATTTAAAGCTTTAATTTGATTTCATAGAAAACCCCCAAAATCCCGGTTTCATTTAAGTCAGTGTTCAGTTTGTCTTGTTTGATTTTGTGAGCCCTGTTACTTTGTTTTGCAGAACTCTATAAGAGATTATTTTCCCCAAGTAGGACACTGACTTCTCCTGTGAAGATGAGATCAAAGATTAAGTCTTTTATTTGGGCATTTCAGTACCGAGTAGGCACTGTGTGAATGACGCTCCTCTTCTGAAGATAACTGAAGGAATCAAAGGGGTTATTCAGGGTTTGTTTATGCTGTAGGCCAGGGATGTGAATCGTCCATATATATGCTAAGGACGCACAGTGTGTTGAAGACTTGTCTGTTGTCAACTTTATGttggctttttttgtttgttttttctcctgTCTGATGACTCTAATATTAGCACTGAACTTAAGCcacaattttattttttccccgtGATATATGCACATGGGATTTTATCTAAATTTACCATATGGATGTGGTGAGAGGACTGATTTGGGACAGTTGGCTATTTTGCACTATAAATGTGGGCTCCATACTGAAAGAGACTATTTTATGTGCTTGTGGAGAGAAGCAGAGGGGCTTTATATTCATTAGGGTTAGGGAAGTTTGGGAGACTATGGGCTCCCTTTCATGACTTGGTCTCTGCCCTCTAAACCAGCTCCCATGGGCGGCTTGCAAACAACTCATTGTGTGCTGATTATGTTGTTTTTCCAACAGCTGGTGTCACCAGCTCTGCTGTTTTGACCTTGCCACAGGCACATAAAAGCAGGCCTGCAACTCGCATACCATGTTCCTTTCCTTTCCAACATAGTTGAATCATTAATgctctcttcttttctctcgCTGTAACCCTGATGTATGTTTCTCCACCCACAGCTGGGACACTGCAACCCCGCCCGGTGGCCAGTAGGCAGTACTACACCCCTAACAATGGGGCAGGTGTTGAGAGAAGAACATCTGCTCCCCCAGTCAGCATCAACTTAGAGTCACCTCGCTTTCACCCGCATGCCAAAGGCAAGAACATCAGGCTGGATGGACAGCTTCGTCGTGCCACTCGCAAGAACAGCTTCTGTAATGGCATCACATTCAGCCATCGCCCTGTTCACCTTTACGAAAAGgtacatttcttttctttattactATATTGTGGACACCTAAAGAAAAAAGGTCAAATTTATACTAATGTCTTTTACTTAGGTGCGTCTGCGATTGACTGGCGTGCACACTGGCTGGAGTGGAGCTCTGCGCTTTGGTTTTACCAGTCTGGATCCCAGCGAACTGGTTGCCGCAGACATCCCCAAGTATGCTTGTCCAGACCTGGTGACACGACCGGGTTACTGGGCCAAAGCTCTGCCTGAGAGACTGGCCTTGAAGGACAATGTTTTGTCATTCTGGGCGGATCGTCACGGAAGAGTTTTCTACAGCATCAATGACGGAGAGCCCATTCTCTTCCACTGTGGGCTCAGCATCGGCTGTCCACTTTGGGCCATTATAGACATCTATGGCATCACTCAGGAGGTCACGTTACTTGGTAAGAGTTCTGTTATGTCATTTACTTGCTCTGTAAAAGCACTCTTATCAAGTGCTTACACAATTATTTATACTACAGCCAaccaatgcaaaaaaaaaagaaattcagatATCCAGTAAAGTACGGAGCTATGCAGAATTTTCTGACTGGGTTCATCTCAGTGGCTCTGCATTAAGACCATAGCTCTGACAACCCCTGAAACCTCAGGAACATATTTTTACAGTGTCAACATATTCACAGCTAATATAAGCAGTTTCTTGTGAGTTCAGCGAGCAGCTGTACAACAAAGCTCTACTGCACCAACTTAGAAGGAGTTCGAAGGAGTGGGTAGTGTGGTAGTGTGGCCTGTGTGTCAAAACTGATATGTTTGACTCGAAAACCAGAGCCTCTTTCTCTCAGATTGGCTGACATGACATTAAGTAATGAATAAAAGATCTGAAGCAGTCAATCCACCCCCCTCAGCCGTCCCAGCCATCCCTCTTTTTCTGCTTTAACAATTTCTTACTATCACTTTCCCGCGCTTTGTCACTTTCTCCCCTTACGCTGCCTTGATTTCCATCATTCTCTCCCCTGCGGTCCCTACTCGTATGCATCGCATGTGtttatcttcagtctgacaggagCTATGGCCTTGTTTGGTCAAGGCGGCTGATCCCAGGAGCTTTGGTGAGGGGCCTGTGCGCTCGACTGCTCCAGAATCACTGGGAATAGCGGACTGAGGAATGTATCCTCAGTCAAAGGAGGACCACTAGTTCCAGACTTATTTATATCAATCTCTAAAAGATAGAGAAATCCGGCAAATTCCGCGCAGAGAGAGTGACGTTTAGAGAACTCGTGATTGTGATGAAAGGAACATAGGGAGGTAAATAATGTGGAGAAGGACATTTAAACGTCTGGTGGGTGAAACTTAtttgttccaaaaaaaaaaggtttattcaaGTTGACCTCAAACATCCCAACAAGAGCTACTTTCAAAGGCATCTGAGTATGGATGATTAATCCAGTGCGTTTAATCACTTATGTCTCTGCAGCTAGCTGTCAGTAGTAAGAAAATGTATAATTTAAGACGTAAATTATGTGAATAAGAAATGTAGAAGTTTGCATGAAATgccaaatatttttttaatttctatcACTTTAGCAACGCTGTCTTCACAGAGACAACTGCTGTACACTCATATTGTCCCATCAGATCGAAACCTCGACTGCATCCAAATATGAAACTTTTCGTAAGTTGATCAACAGAAAATGTAAAGTCCTATGCAAGGATCTTAAGCCACCgcttatttattcatatatttgcaaaaaaaaactggaaataaATGCAGTGGATCATTgaaatatgtacaaacataTGTGGGAATGTTGTATATGAAGCAAATATAGCGTTTTTACAATTCTAAAAAACTTTAGATTAGATAGATCTTAAACACTGCTTGAACTCTCTTCGACGAGCTTTTCCTGTGATTTCTTCTGATAATCTTCAGACTTCTTTAAGGACAGGCTTTTCTTTAGAAattggctgccttttgtccCATTCTCTGTTGAGGGGATCCCACGCTGCTTCAAAAATGTTGAGGTTAAGACGTGTTGGCACTGATTTTCACACCAGTTCTAGTGTATTGAGATGCACTGACTGCAATTTCCTTAGCCAATTCTGATTTCCCTTatattctttcctttttttccttttaaaggtCTGACCTGCTTATCTGAATTTTCTTCCTTAAGATCTATAATCAACCACATACAAAATAATTTTTAGTCATTTTTGCTTCGATttaacattaaaatgaaaaaaaaaagaaaagaaaaaaggtcatCAATAACTTTCACATTTTCCTTAAAACTGCACCGGGCTTTGGAGCCTTCTCCAAGTGCTCCAATTTCCCGAATAGAGAAATTTAATCTGAAAGTATTTACAATACATCACCCTTTTTTACACAAGATTGTGGGTctcatttttgttttatctgGAATATAAAAGGGATTTGGATAACAGAAACAACATCCTTTGAAACTAAAAAGCTTTGAAATTGAAATAAAGTGCTGCATTTCTTCTTTTGGCACTAAAGCATTCTTTCCTTGCTGGCAGTGTCTGTGGCTGTCATAACAGTGCACCTCTAGATTATGTGTACCTTTGTTGAAGTTATGTATTTGACCATATTTTGCATTACAGACAGCACGTTTGCTGAGAGTGTGGGGTCCAGCTGCCTGAGTGCAGCTCGTCTGAGTGCCTATCTGCCCCAGAGCAGCCATGATTCAGCCAATTACAGCaacaatcagctggaaaacaatCAGGCTGCTGCGAAGATGGCCAACCTGCAGCTCAACAACTACACTCAGCTTAGcccctgctgctcctccacctcttcctcctccacacCGTCCTCATCTGTGTCCACTGCATTCCCAAGGGTGGTCCGGGGCCTACCTTCCCAGCTGGACAATGACTTGCACTTTCATCCCATTCGTGGCTCCGATGTGATACTCTCTGCAGACCGTTCTGCCGCCTGTATTCACTTTCTGGACAGCAGTCGGACTCTGGTGTTTAGTGACCGGCCACTGCGTGTGGGTGAGACTTTGCATGTGGAGGTCGGCCACCTGGGCCTGCCCTACTTTGGTGCGATGTCGTTTGGCTTAACATCCTGTGACCCAGCGTGTCTGCATGCTGGAGACCTGCCAGCTGACCCTGATGTTCTCCTGGACCGCAAGGAGTATTGGGTGGTGCACCGGAGTTTCCCCATGCCCTGCTCTGGAGACGTGCTCAGCTTCAGTCTGCTGTCCAACGGAGAGGTGCACCACGGCGTGAACGGAGTAGGACGCGGCAGGCTGCTCTGTGTGGACTCCTCCCAGGTCCTGTGGGCCTTTTTCACCCTGCATGGGGCTATCAACAGACTCAGGATACTCGGTAAATGTTTTTAAAGCGACACATAGAAACGACATCATGAACCCAAAAGGATTTTTATTCATTCTGTTTGCGTAACAATTTCCTAAATCCAAAAAAATGACTAGAGCCATTtccatttagaaaataaatttaCCAGACAAAGAAGACGAGTTGTCGAAGAACAGCGTGGATGCTTGTGTAGAAGAGAGACTTAGAAGTAGTATAATCCAAACTATCCACATCTTTTTACTACATGACCGTACATTTGAAGCATTACACCAACATATTCAAGAGGTAGTATGCCTCGGAGCATCTTTAGAGTCTCAATCGGTCTGCTGACGTGGACACAAAATGTCCCTTGTGTCAGAGTCAGTTGGGGGTGAAGAAATTTGAGGGTGTGCAGTTATGAAAGACCTCGGTAGGTTCTTCCTCATCTCTGTCTGATGTCAGCTTTAGTCACCATTTGAAACTACCAGTAAACACACTCAGAGCTCGAACCATAGACTGAATATAACGGAGTCGGCAAATCCTCTGTGACATTGCTTTGTGGACTGCAATCATTGTTACTTGTGAAAGAATTTCGCTAACTAAGAATTTCACGAGAGAAGCTGGCGTCTTTTGAATGTGAGACTGTTTGCACCAGTGCTAAGCAGCCATTAGTTGGATGgcattttaaaggggaactccggggcatttgaagcgcatttccattgctagaggttgtcaaatactgacggtaggacacataCCGGTGCAAATTGGcactccctgtgcggcgattgcgctgtttgcgcagcctgtcatgctaaccaaatacgtggtggctaggggcaagcgctaagccttccacgtaaaaccacaacttgcacactgcagaaacgtcacaccactttataaaccatccgacaataaagtcacaagccttaccatcaaaaccatatgcatggttctcacattactggcatggggacgttacaaaacaactttataaacagcatgtcacttacctcttgtcggtaggcgcgcgcatgtgaaagcccaaaagagtcaatggacgataatcccatatacaaaacaattatcttctctagaaaaactgcgttcaagtatttaaaacattacaacaatattactgggcatgtattgttgtaatgttttaaatactcgaacgcagtttttctactgtcctactgtcagtatttgacaacctctagcaatggaaatgcgcttcaaatgccccggagttcccctttaaggcgcTTCCACATCAGTTACATGTTAAACTGTGACAGTGTAATAAAAGTGCAAAGCTAAATTGGTGAATGGCTCtaaatataaacaaacagctgctggCTGCggcatattttttaaacagaataaGAGATCAATCTTCATATTCACCTCTATCCCACGAAGCAAATGAGCATAATTTCCTCAAATTAtgttattattttgttttttccagaCTAAAGGAATGTGAGTAGTTTGTCTGTATGAGCCTTTGAGCTGTGACCTATCTGTCCCAGTCCCACTACTCCCACATAAACTGCTATCAGCTCAGCCTCTAGTCTCAATGGTTTCTAATTCCACAATACTCTCTTCTAGATAGCACAATGCAAAATCGCTCTATTAAAAAAGTATGCATTCCTCATCTAACTGTTTAGGGCCTGTCAATGTAAAGCCTTACACTGCAGCATtactttaaaacatttgaggacaTCATGTACTAGAATCATGGAAAAGAACTACCGTTAAATATATCCTCTGACTAGTTTCATCTTTTTAAATGCACTCCAGAGTCTTTATTATCTGGGGGTGGCtgatttgtatttttctttgtgACACAGGAACACTGCAGTCCAGTCCTCCCCCCACATCCCCCACCACTTCTCAAAGCAGCAGTCCGGATGACAGTGACTCAGACCTGGTGTTCAGTGTCAACAGATCCTCCTCTGCCTCTGAATCTTCTCTGGGTAAGTTGCCAAATGTTGAAAGCATACCCTGTGCTACACTGTATATAGAAACCCTCACGAGATCACCATGAGACGCTTTAGGCACGAAGCAGTTGTGTTGGACAGTACTGTTCTGTGACACAAATCGTGGGAAAGATGTTTTTTCTCACTTTGAATATTGCAACAAGAAGTCTTCTTTTGTATACCGCCTTTTTGCAATGTACAGAAAACCCCATATGCAACTTCTTATCATGTTAAACTTTAAAAGGTGCGGCGTTCCTCGTGTACAGTTAAGGAAGCAGCATACTTTTTTCAGTACACAAACAAAATTTCACACTTGATGACATTCCCATCGGCActaagaaactgaacaaaaattGGATTTAACAACAGTACACGAAGTAGAAATAATTTCGAAATCCCAGATTAAGATTTagaataaacatttttattgtggTACAATTAAATAAAACACACTCCAACAGTAGGGGGGATCTGAACCTTAACTGTTGCAAGAGGAGTAGTTTGTGTATGTAACCATGTCCGCTCCATTTTAAGACATTCACATACCTTTTCTTGTTTCTCCTCCAGTGACTGCGCCCAGTTCCCCTCTCAGCCCTCCcacctctccctgtctctccgCCTCAGAGCTCCCCTCTGCTGGCAAAAACGGAGAATGCACCATCTGCTTTGACCAAGACGTAGACACGGTCATCTACACCTGCGGACACATGTGTCTGTGCAACGACTGCGGGCTGCGGCTGAAGAAGCAGATAAACGCATGCTGTCCAATATGCAGGAGGCCCATCAAAGATGTCATCAAAACATATCGGCCATGATGGCACAGATGTTTAAACAGGTGCAGTGGGCTCGACTGCAGGATGTCACCACCTGTTGACCTTTCTCAGGCTTTGCTGGACATCATTCTTGACTCCCACCGGAGATTAGCCACACCCGTACATTACTGTGCCTCTTTCCTCTTTTCCATTTTATATGGGCAAATCCTATCTGGAGACTGACTGAATTCTTTGTACTCAGAACCAAGGTGAAGCTCATCTTTATACATAAACTGCACACAGGAGCACCTGTACTTTGGCTAAGAAGGAAGTAATGAAACATGTGCTCCTTTTTATATTTCTTTCGTGTGATGTCTCTCATGTCATGTGCATTTGTTGAGCAGAAAGGCCTGCTGTGAATATTTTGTCTGTAGCATCATTGTTCtagattttcttgtgctttAGCAGAACATGTGGACCATCGTCTCGACTTCTAGTGCCTTAGAATTTTGTCCCATTATTTGTCCAAGTAATTATGCTAACAATCCTAGCCATGTTTTAATGTACCTTACTGAAAGTTTGTGATGAATAAGGGACACTGATGATAAATTTATGCAATAAAAGTTGTGATGGTAAGTAGAAAGAAGGTTTTAGCTGTGTTTAAGTCTGTCCAATGCTGTGTTTCAGGAAAGGCGTGATTGGAAAGTTTGTTTGGAAGAATCTGGTTTTGCACATTGAGAGTTTAATAAATGTGGTCTGACTAAAATGTGTCTTGTCTCCATAATCAGACAACCTTGAGGGTTTCAAATTACTGTTAATGTCTTAATCACTTTTAGTTGGCTGTTATTGATGGAGGGTGCACCTGAGCTTCATTTACCCAAACTACGAATACACTTAGTGTAGTGTGCATAGTAGTATAATATGTAGTAAAATGCACTGAAATTAGATTTTTGCTCTTATATCAAGGAAAAAATGTACACCAGTTTCAAATATCAAGAAACATAGCACCACTTACGAGAATAATGATATAGAATAATTACACATTTCCTATTTGAACTTTTCTTGTGAAATGAGCcagcttttttcttcttcatgatACTCACAATAATAGTCTACTGGTAAGGCAACAACTGCTTATAAAACAAGggttgtactttctttttctttcctatAATGTTACTCAATGAATGTTTCTCTAATGAAGAACAGAAGTTTTAACACAGCAGAACAATTGATATACTGACACTGAGGTGAGATTTTGTCCCCTTTTCTTCCCCAAGTAAAGACTGAGAAGTTAAAAATTACTGCTTTGCcttcatttttatattttcttacaatgatattatttttctttttttcggtATATAATGtcgtgaaaaaaaatgtaaccaaATATATGAGAATGCTTACAGCAAGGCCACAGAGACCATTTGAAAACAGATAAATTGGTTGAAGCTGTAACAGCAAAACACAGGCAAAGCAAGTCTTACAAATGACCATTTTTAATCTCATTACCACACTTGAGCTTTTCTGCTCTGACTGTCAACATGTTTGCTGTGAGTCCAATATACTAGCAGCATTGGCAAATGGTAGACGGGATGTTTCATAACCTGTAACTGGCTTATCTTTTTCATTTGAAACAGAAAACCTTTGATTTACATTGATGTGGTAATCAGATGCATGACTTGAATAAGATCCCCAGTTTTCCCCCTGAATGTCACGATTGTGTGAGTATAACATTTGTGCCGGTTCGTTCACTACAGTATGATGTGGTATTTCAGCATAATCGTGTTTCTGCTGACTTGAGGTTCAAATTTACACAGCTGTTTTGCTAAACTAGGATATTTTTCTCAGAACTCTCCTGGTTCCTTACCTACAGCCAGGGTTTCACACCACATCACAAACTAAAGAAACCATGTCGGCAGTTTCAGATGTGTTATTAGCTATACGCAAACACAGTCGAGTAGAAGACTTGTTATCTCTCTTACTTCAGCTGAATGGGAGACTCAATGGTTGTTTTGCCTCAATGTACGgtcaaaaaaaaagtggatagaTTATGTCATCTCCCTCTATCTCTTATTCTTTATATGCAGACTGCGGTTTTATCAGAGcaagaaaattaaaaacaaaggaCATGCATTTTCATTATAAGCTTCCTTATTTGGGAATAACTTAACATTTAAAATCTCACCCATGTTATAAAGTAGGAAATGGGATTTGTCTTGTCCAAATATGGTTCAAAATGATAGTATGAAAATATAATTTCACTATCACTTCAATCAAAAGGCAAAACAACGCTAATTCATTGTAAAGGCACACAGATATTTCCTTATGAACTCTTGGTTTATCCTCACAAACACTGAGTTTACGCCACCGATTCTCTCCCTCCTGaactttttgaaaaaagaaaaaatgtcagTAACAGCTGCACAACTGTTAGGCAAAATGAACACCTCCAGGCTCCATGGATAAGTAACACTTCAGGGATATCGACATACAATAAGTCTCATTATCCTTAAAAATGTCCAGGACACATTAGCTTTTTCAATTTTTTACTTCCATCAAATCAAAACTGTAAATTAGAGAGGAAACAGCCTGAGAGCAAGGAGTCAGTGAACACTGGTGTGATTGTTCTAAAAATTCTCATCTCCAGCTCTACCAAACTGAGTGCTGCagcagtgatgcacaacagagCTGCTCCCATTTTGCATAAAATTTTCCTGGGGTGTCTGCTCGATGAATGTGCCATGTATGGCAACCTTTGAAAATCAGCACTAGTTTTATAACAGGCCTGGTAGGGACAGCCACTGATTGATTCCAACCCTTCATTCAGTTTACATGATGTTTGTACTATGAGACATTGAACAAGCTTAAGCTGATGTGATGACCAAGTCACAAGATGAACTCTGTTGTGAGGTTAAAACTGAGGAAATTCTGGTTAGAGAGGGGTTGTAGAGGAGTAAGTCTGGATGATTTTCTTTAGGATCACCATGAGTAGAAATGCTGGTTGTAGAGGTAACAAGTAGTTGGATTTACAAAGTACATTTTCACTGGTAGGAGCTTGGAATCATGTTGGCATGTCTCTCCACATCAGTGCAGCTTAATAAAAAAGCTAATATGTGTGGAATTCTAATCTTAGTGCATTTGTGATAGCACTGAAGAATACACCCTGAACTGCACAGCATCGTGGACCCAACACACAGCCCACTTTTGTGTTTCTTGGAACATGGAATAATAACAACTGGAAGTCACCCAGCCTGAGTTATAAAGGTGAATATCAGAAGctatttattctgtttattTCAGAGCAGCAAAGCAATATGTAACCCCAGATTCCGCagctttcattttcttttccaagCAAAGCAAACGCATTACGCTTCAAATACTTTTTGGATGTGGGCATCAAGAAGTAAAAGCATCATCCTTCATGCCCAGGATTTTCACACTGATTCAAACTGTCAGTTTAGAACTATActcagtttgttgttgcttCAAGTTGACACATTCAGTTCAATGCAAAATAAGCCTATACAAGCCCAGCACAGAAGGTTGATAGTTCACCATATAACTGGGCAATGAACCTATCATATCATGATGGTTTTGTGACTTTAGAGACTTTTTCATGTGCTTTTTACAAGGAAGAAAAACATTGAATCAGACAGTCAAGGCAGCACCAATACCTAAAGCTACAATGACAAGAGTGAAGCAGGGCAGTCAATTTGTCATAGAAATGTGGTGCTTCAGATATGTTTGTGGATTAACAGAACACCTACGGTGCTCTATTGCCTTTGAGACCATTGAAGATGTTCGCAGGCTCGCGTTACCACTCCCTGTTACTGGCctgaaaaataacacaaaagtaACGCTTTAGTTTGAGGATGCTCGTACATGTTTGTGAGATTCTCTCTTTGAGCTATTTAGTGCTCAACCTCAAATGCTCATTGGATTTATCTGTACTTGATTGTGACGAACATTTGGTATAGACGTAACCCTACAGTAAacccaaaaagaccaaacaatCATCAAGATTTTGAGGTGTAAAGAGACGTCTTCCTTTTATAAAGGATGGGATGAAGTTAAGGAAAGACCATTGTGACCGAATATGGATTACCATTCATCAGTTTGAAAAAGTAGGGTGTCACTACAACTCACACCCACAGTACTGACTGAAGACAATCTCAAGTGAATCACTTTAACAATTAAAACACAGAGACTGACCCTCGCAGCTGAGCATCTGGAGGACAAACACACCCAAGTTACTTTTCACAGTATTAGCTGTTCAAACCTACACTTTGTCCTTTTCTCTGAGGATCCTCTCATGCTACTCAGACCAACATGCCCACAGTCATGTGGACACAGGCATTACGCCAATATTTTCTCACCCCGAAGATAAAAAATCTCTTTTCAGATTGGATAAATTCTCACACACTGTTCAAGGAGACTGAGCTGCAGGAAACCATGGCAAACATGACATTAGAAGTTTAACAGCAGTGATATAACAACACCAGCTTTCTGCTTGCATCGACCATTCTGTTCTAAATTGCTCCCGTGGCTGTAAAGATCACAGTGACAACATCACAGAATATGTGTATCAGCACAATACACACAACCTGACCTTAATCTGCTTGCTGCTTTTGAGTCAATCACCTGAATGAACTTTGAATGATGTTTGAAAGGTCACAATTGATCTATATTACTTTTGTACTTGATAAAGATCCTAAGAAACACAATTTCATTATGTATTCAATATATAGCCTATGGATGACAATCATTCATCAATGAACAGAAAAATTACACCCTAATCCAgaagcagaattgtaatctccTAGATCTAATGGAAAAAAGATAGTGAACAAGTACTTCAATTTGTGTGTCATAACTGAAAACCAGTGATGGTCAAACCGCAGCCTTCACTGACAACTTTAAACAGCCAAAGGAAAGCATTTTAAAAGCTTGGATATTTAGACATTTACCATCATCCATAATTTCATAAATCAGTGAAGTTTGAA
Above is a genomic segment from Odontesthes bonariensis isolate fOdoBon6 chromosome 13, fOdoBon6.hap1, whole genome shotgun sequence containing:
- the neurl1b gene encoding E3 ubiquitin-protein ligase NEURL1B, yielding MGNTAPKPLIAGTLQPRPVASRQYYTPNNGAGVERRTSAPPVSINLESPRFHPHAKGKNIRLDGQLRRATRKNSFCNGITFSHRPVHLYEKVRLRLTGVHTGWSGALRFGFTSLDPSELVAADIPKYACPDLVTRPGYWAKALPERLALKDNVLSFWADRHGRVFYSINDGEPILFHCGLSIGCPLWAIIDIYGITQEVTLLDSTFAESVGSSCLSAARLSAYLPQSSHDSANYSNNQLENNQAAAKMANLQLNNYTQLSPCCSSTSSSSTPSSSVSTAFPRVVRGLPSQLDNDLHFHPIRGSDVILSADRSAACIHFLDSSRTLVFSDRPLRVGETLHVEVGHLGLPYFGAMSFGLTSCDPACLHAGDLPADPDVLLDRKEYWVVHRSFPMPCSGDVLSFSLLSNGEVHHGVNGVGRGRLLCVDSSQVLWAFFTLHGAINRLRILGTLQSSPPPTSPTTSQSSSPDDSDSDLVFSVNRSSSASESSLVTAPSSPLSPPTSPCLSASELPSAGKNGECTICFDQDVDTVIYTCGHMCLCNDCGLRLKKQINACCPICRRPIKDVIKTYRP